The Archocentrus centrarchus isolate MPI-CPG fArcCen1 chromosome 13, fArcCen1, whole genome shotgun sequence genomic interval AGGTGACAAGTAAGTAAGCTGCCTTTTGTGTCACTATCCCTCCTATTCAGGTCAAAGTTAAGGTTTAAGAGAAGCAGCAGTCCATAGTTGGTTCTTTCAGTCCAAAGTGagtagacaggaaaaaaaatgcaatattcCCAAATAATGAGTCTGGCAGTTCTTTAAAAGTTAGAAAGAGGAAAACTTACAGTTACAATTGAAGGAATGCCTGAAACGGACCGACCTTTAGAGAAAGTGATGGACGGCGACCTTATGAGTggggatatatatatacattcacATCCAAACCAAGTCTACAGAGGCAGGATTCTGACTTCTTATTGGCTGTGAGCTGGATCATGGTGTGGGGTCAAAGGGCATGCTGCTAATCCACGGACAAGTCATGATGACTCAGCTGCTTCTTTTGTTGCCCAGCACCATTGTGGGGGACTGGGGACAGTCACTGCCATCAGCAGAAAGTTTGCttgcttttacacacacacacacacacacacacacacacacacacacacacacacacaaaacaaatacacatttttatgtgtgtgtgaatctgcTGTCCCACACTTTCTTTCtaaaatcattttcagtttttacttcTTTGACCAGTTTcactgtgatttcttttttctttcacctccttttttctcttttttcttgatCCTTGGTTTAGGCAGTCTAAGCTTTTGAGCCCCATGTCTCCAATATGCTGAGTGCAGGAGTTTCGTTTAGGCAGGCAAACGGACACTCTTTTGCGCATTTGGGTGCTGGACAGGTCATATCCATGCATACAGACATGTATCCAAGTTTGTATACACATCAATATCACATGCATACATTATTTTTACATGCGAAGCAGCAGGCAGACTGACAGATTCTTGGTGTGACTTGTGAAATCGCCAACAAGccagaaacattttaaatggaTTTTTGGTTGCTATAATAAAATCCACTGTCATCTTCTTTTTAGAGTCATGGTAAAAGCAAGTACACCTTCTTTCAGTTCTAAGGATTTATGTATCGGGACATGATTAAAAAATTATCGGGTCCTTAGCAGGTTCTAAAATTATGTAATTTCACCCTCTGATGAACAACAATATATGATATATTACACCATTTCATTATTTAACTAACAAAAATTAAGTCAAAATGCAGATAcggtgtgtgaaaaactaagtacaaaaAACTAAGTACAACCTTATAGCTTTCATAGGAAATGAGAGGGTAAGtagctaatcaaatgcacttgattcaCTGgttatcagcaagtgtgacctcTTCTATAAAAGTAGAAGTCTTGGGAGTTTGCAGGTGTGTGTAAAGATATCAACAATGATCTTAAATAAGAAATTGTTGCTGGCCGTCACTGTGAAATTAAGGTCATTTCCAAAGAATTAGAAATGCATCATTCTGCAGTGAgaatgattattaaaaaaaacccaaaaaaaacattcaagacagctgccagtcttcccaggacTGGACatggtcagaccatgcaatgctcacagaaactgcaaaaagcagaaacccaagagctacatcttagattctacaggcctcagttagcatcttaaatgttaaagttcacgaCAGTATAATTAGAAAAGACCAAAGGAGTATGGTTTGTTTGGAGGGTTTGCCAGGGGAAAGCCtcttttctctaaaaaaaacatggcagtaTGACTTTGGTTTGCaaaactgcatctgaacaaacaaagTGGGGATGTTTGGCCATGATgtaaagtattctagagtcaaatgggaggccatctgtctgacagttaAAGCTTGGCCAAAGATTGGTCATGCTATATGATCACAAGCCTTTTCTGTTCTCTCTTTAACTTTGAAAGTCATATTAGATtaacagtaacaaaaaaaaaaagttagtatTTATATTGATTTCAACACTATACCTCTTAATGTTTATCTGTGTATGAATGAACCATGTTTTAGCTTTGACATTTAAGAAAATAGAGACACAATAGTGTAGCTCTTCAGCCATGAATTTTATAGAAGTATATCAGcttcacttaaaaaaatttaatttacagTGTCCATGTATACTTAAGTGGTTAATTACGTGACTGCTAAATCACAAGttgtttaaaaacaataacaacaaaaagctCCAACAGGTTTTACTTTTTCCTCACTGATCCACAATATGCAGTATATGCAGCTTTGATATCTGTGCAAAAAGAGTGCAGCGTTACAGCAACCAGTAGAGATGCTGATGCAATATAAGATGCAATTTAAAGACATCTTTGCAGCAATTAAGTCACAAAttactatttatttttcttgcctTAAAGACAAAATATTATTAGGATGTATAATAATAGCAGTTGAAATTGTCATTGCTACACAAAGTTCAGACCCAGAAATCAGACTGCGACTACGATTAAAagatttaacagttttattgaCAGAGGTGAGTAGTGTATCAAAAGGTCCGGTCTCTAGCTGGAGATGAGGGTGGCctctgcagaggaggagagaggtggTTAGACAGAGCCTGGGAGTGACTGTGAGGAGCAGAGGTAAGTTTCAGATTGTATAGGTCTTACTGTGTGATCCAGGtgggagaaactcagaggaTTTTGGCAGGGAGCGGGCAGGCAGGTGAGTTGGGGTTAGAGCCAGAAGTCCTTTGAGCAGAGTGAGGAGCCAGAGCTTGGAGTCAGCAGGTGAGGCAGAGGCTGGTCTTCTGAGACACGGGTTGGAAACTCTTGACAAAGAACTGAATtaacaacaggaaacagagtTAGAAGCACAAACGCACTGGAGCAAACATTAAAGTGACAGAGCCTGGTTGTCACCATAACTGGCAAAGAAGAGCCTATGCAGGGGGAAGATGTGTGTGCACTAAAAGGTCAGTTGTTATGGTGTAaatgactttgtgtgtgtttgcgtgtgtgtgtgccatttgTATGCTCTGGATGTATGTATGAGTGCATGAACAAGTCATTGCGTGCCTGTCTCTGTCCATGACAGTCTGCCTGCATGACTGAGCATGTACGCACATAGACGTGAATGGTGAGGTGAAAGGATCGGAGATGTGGGGTCAGTAGAAGTGGGCATGATGTACAAATCTGAGACAGAGCACACGCAATCGTGGAAAGACCTCAGTGAGTAAACAAGAAATATATTATCTTGTTTACAAGACATCTTTTTTAGTCCACCCAGAATTAAAATACCACTTAAAGCTGAAAAGTTAAAACATGTCcatctttttccattttttgctCTCTACTTGAAATCTACTTGTAGTACTTTTCCTATTGCAGCGCAGTCTCTGCCAGGGGTGTTCACATCTGTGATGATCTGTTCCCTAGACTAGGCTGTGCCAGGACTTGGTCCGGCCCACCAGTCATGGGCCATTTGGAACTTGTGCTTATCTGCACTGGGCACCGTGCCCTCCGTCCAGTCCTACTGCAGCTAAAGCCCAGCAGCTCAGCACCGAACAATACATGGAGCAGCAATGTGCTGACTCCTGCCCCGACCCACAGGCCCAGCTGCTTTTCAGCACCAACATGTATAAATAGGTCCGTTTACTCTGGGGTCAGGACATCGTTTTGTGGACCCCCCTGTGAACACTGAACAGCTATTCTTTGGGGCCAGTCAGGTAAGCCCTCTATCTCAGTCCATTCAGCCTACAGCCTTGTACAGACTATTGTCACTTTACATTTTTGCATCTTTTCTCTTTGTGGATTTTGCTGAGTCACACGAATGTATAGACAGAGGGCAGATATGCATAGGCGTACTGaccacacacagagaggacaTGTATGCACTGTGACTCCATCAAGTTTGGAGCATTTCCTATAGCTGGCTATATGAATGGTTTCAAACCCAAATATATATGACAAAGGGAGTATTGTTTATAGGTCAAGAGTCGTTCTAATAAATGGACTTGTCTACTTTTGCTATAAAATTAGccccagttaaaaaaaacacacacacatgaaacatGATGGTGACAGTCTGTGAGATCACACTACATTTTGCataaaaactgcagaaacactCATTCTTGTTTTAAGTGCTACTAATGATAAACTGTGGCATGATTGCGCACTCACATAAATGTGACACTCGCTGTTCTCTACTCTGAAGGTAAATCAGCTCTGAGATACAAAGTAGCATGGCTCTGaataaccctaaccctctgGGACCATGGAAGGTGAGTTTGATGCCTTGTCATGGATGGATAACAAAAGCAGATAATGCTTTTAAATATCAAGCCTGGCCTGGCCTGATAAATGTATCAGATACATGATACTGTGCgcacatcagtgtgtgtgtgtgcaccatGTGCATACTACATGTATGCATTTGTGTCCGCTCCAGATCACAGTTTATGATCAGGAGAACTTCCAGGGGAAGCGTCTGGAGTTTACCTCAGCCTGCCAGAACATCATGGAGTGCGGCGTTGACAACATTCGCTCCTTGAAGGTGGAGTGTGGCGCGTAAGTCAGCCACAGAGTAAAGAAATTCCTGACAGCAGGGATCTGACCTGAAGTTCATTTATCATGCGTTTAAAGTAATGCAACAAATTTCATACAGAAAGCTACTGATAGATCTGTTAATAGTTATTTTCAGAACATTGCAACTGAGATTATAAGCCTCCAAATGATTTGCAGCTCATTCTTGGTTCCTTAAAGTTCACTAAAAGCTTTCTTTAAATATAGAAAACATTTGCCTGATGTCTGCTAATTAATTTTGCAAGTGTTCTCGTGATCCAGTGATGCAATTGTGCATCTGTCTGTTCGTTCATTACAGCTGGGCAGGATATGAGCACTCCAGCTTCTGTGGCCAGCAGTTTGTTTTGGAGAGAGGAGAGTATCCTTACTGGGAGTCATGGAGCGGCAGCAACGCCTACCACATTGAGAGGATGATGTGCTTCCGCCCCATCTGCTCTGCTGTAAGTTTCTGTCCCAAATAATCAGCTTCTGCTTTTTCTCTGTCTATCCAAAATgttcagagtaaaaaaaaaaaaaaaaaagtctcttttgTCTGTAGAGCTCAATAGAGTGACTAATAAAGGTGCTCACTGCAACCTAAAATAGAACGTAATGCAGCTGAACCTTATAAATGATTAGATTTTGGACACAATGACACAATTTTGATGATAATTATGCAACCCTCCCGGAAGCTTGCTaccttttgtttatttacttcggctgactcatgcacacacagaatCACAAGGAGTCCAAGATGGTGCTATTTGAGAAGGAGAACTTCATGGGGCGCCAGTGGGAGATAAACGATGACTACCCCTCCCTGCAGGCTATGGGCTGGGGCAACAACGAGATTGGATCTATGCAAGTTCAGAGCGGCGCGTAAGTCTCAAGATCAGAGCTTGCATGGCACTTTACAGGTTTGGGACATGTTAAAGTGGGCATGAATGAAGAGAACAGATAAAAACTGCCTATTTTACCAACATGGCTGATATAATAAAACACTTGGAATATAGCACATAAAGTACAGATTTGCAGCCTTTGTATTTAACTAGTGATTGCAACTTAAATTACCTCTACATTATTTGAATATTTACAGCTAAAAAATACACTAATCTAGCTAGTATAGTGTGTATGTAGGAATGACTCATAATATATATACTGCTCTAGTTTTTTAAGGTTCATTATCTAGTCCATATATTATTGTAAACCTTGTATTGCTGCTATGATGTTTCACTTTCCTCTCTTGGGATCAATAGTGTTATCAAGGTGTCAGTTTAGCACCCTAACTGTTAGCACCTTCCAGACTTATTCACTCGACTAATATTAGAGAAATAgttcattttattgtatttgatGAGCCTGTTTGAATGAAGTGATTAAAACAGCTGACCTACAGCATTTTCCTCATGTAGCTTCACTTATAGTTTTCtaaatgcatttcatttcaCTTACTATGTAAGCCACAAatttccctctcctcctcctccagctgggTGTGCTACCAGTTTCCAGGTTACCGTGGTTACCAGTACATCATGGAGTGTGACCGTCACGGTGGCGAGTACAAACATTACAGAGAGTGGGGCTCCCACGCTCAGTCCTTCCAGGTGCAGTCGCTGCGCCGAATCCAGCAATGAGACCCCACAGCCTCCTCTCCCAGCCTCTCACTCTTtacctcctccttttccttctcttccacCCTTCACCCAGTCATTCCAGCACCTTCTGGTGCTTTACCATTGAGATGTTTACAGCACTTTTCTTGTCTGTTgccaaatgaaaatgaagagaaatgatAGGAAGAATTAAGGAGAGTATAAACAGGTCACTGAAGAGAAGCTCCTGACTGATGTCCCGctgaggaaagaaaaggaggaagctTAAAAAAGGCCTGTGGGCAGCAGCAGGGTGGTGATGTCACTCAGAGTCATTGCTCCTCATATTTGTGGGTAACTGTGGTGCTACCAGTGTTCAATAAAGAAGGAACAGGCAacttaaaataaacagaaacacaagagTTTGCTGCTAACCTCCAAATGTGCTCAgctgtgatttattttcatgcttcactttcagttcattttactttaggcctctgtctttttttttttttgtgaccatTTACAGTGAAGTGATGCTAgaagaacataaaaataatgGTAGTCACATTTTGCTTTATGCCTTAATAGAAGCTAAATGGACCAGTACTTTATATAGCATCTTTCTACtaaatttgagcactcaaagtgcctTCTattacaagtctcattcacccaatcgcACACAGATTCACACAGTGCATTTATCTATGCTTAAGCACTTTATCCAACGTTTACACATGCATTTGTAGTTGAATGGAAGCATCAGAGGCAACTCattgttcagtatcttgcccaaggagaCTAGGGGAACTGGGGCTCAAGCCATCTACCTTCCAATTGATAAATGACCCACTCGCCCACCTGAGCCATAGCTGCCCACAGCTCTATGCTTCTTCAAATGTAAGCATCTTATAAATTCTTGTGTAGTGTGCTTTCATTTTAGAagtgttaaaaatgtaaataagtatCACTGAGATATAGCCAGCACTGTGGCTGGTTAATTATAGTAAAGCATGGgcaacagatttttttgtgaGAACATCATCTTCTTAAATCATAAAGTGCAGAAACAATACTAATCACTTAAacaactgcagctttaaaaatTCAAACCTGTTTGATGCATTGTTGTTGCTCCACCTGTTCACACCCTGAGAGCCACTGCAAACAAGGCACTAATGCTAAACCTctgtaaacaaagagcagttaGTCAGTGTGAGAATATAATACATGCTAATTATTCAGCTATCTTTAaactggagcaaaaaaaaatgctgttatgGCTTTTTTGAAGCTCTTCTTTTGTATATTGGGAagaatttttgtttatttatggaGTCCTCTTGATAGCTGATAACAACAATATATCAAGTGCCCAAGTAAATGTGCTACATAAAGTTTTGGCCCTCTTGCAGTTTAGTTGAACTTGTGTTCATTTTACCACAGCAATGTGATCTAGTTTAGTGTGCAGCTGCAGCTAGTTATAGTTTAGCAGGAGTTGTCCTAAGTTAAACAGCTAAACCACCTCAAGGGTTTCAAAAACTCCTACAGTTTCCCACCAGTTCAGGTAAGCAGTTAAAACAAAGCACTTTGGGAGCATTTTGAAGTGTGTGTACTCAGTAGTCAGAAGATGTATAAAAGGACATacaagagaaaaataaacttACTGAAAAATGTCAAGGCTGCATGCAGATTCTATTCAGGGGATTATGAGGGTAGTTCAAAAActtcagcttttgtttttttttaagtgagtcATAGTAGGGTCTGAGGTTTACTTTGGATTACATTGTTGCAGAATTTGCAAATATTTGGTAGGATCCATTCATCCCTCTATTCACTTAACTTATCCTATTAGTGGCTGCCACATAACCCCACAGCAGAATATTCCTACACTCATGCTTAACAACTGGCAAAGTAAAAAGCTGGATAATTTTGTTCTTCAAACATTAAACCTGTTAACACTCATTTCTAAAATGACTCTAGCTTTGCATActtcaaacatttgttttggGATGAGATCGCAGGTAAGGTGTTCCCTCTTATGGTGTAACATCAATCCTGCCAGTGGAGCCTCCCTAAAGGTTCCTTCTagccatgtggataggtctacCACCTACAGACTGAGCTGTAGGTGGTAGACCGAAGatattcagattttcattgtGAGTGACCAGGATGAACAAGGTCACTAAGGTAGAgcattttggagacaaagtaaGAGGAGCAAGGCTAAGATATTTTGGATGTGTACAGAGGAGGGCTAGTGGATATAGTGGGCAAAagctgctgaagatggagctgccaggaagGAGGGTTGGTTTGACAGAAGAGGATACCAGGTGAGATaaaggcagatgatccactgtggcgcctcctaaaggaagcagctgaaagaggaagaagaagaagaaaaacaaaaagaggaaggtGTAGTTCATACAGATTCAGTCATTTGCTTTAAGTCTGTCATTACTGATCGCAACCATAAGGTTTGATATCTCTTCTATTGACAATTCCTAATAACACTTGTTGACCTGCCTCGCAAGTCCTAACAAGTCAACTGAGGTTCATATTGAGTTAATGATGTTCTGAACATTTTTACAAGCTGTCTAAAAGGTGCATTTGGCGACTCATTTGTAATGTCTCTGTTTTATGGAGGGCAACAATATTTACAATTTATTCAGGTGATCTGAAACTTTCGGACATGTGTGCAACAGGTGTAATAGTTGTTGTGATTAAAGAGTAACTACGTATTTCCTTATCAAATACAAATAGTATCACAGACAAAACTTTTCTTAGATTGCATTCTTTTATTTCAGTCGCCCATTTCAAGGGGGCAGTAAAATTAAAGGTAGAATTGCTCCGGCCCACCTTAAAATCCGACGTCACCACTAAGCCCCGCCCCTGTGAGGCGAACGGAAGTAAATGGAAATAGGCAGGCCAGAACGACTCGGGAAGACGTCCGTTTCTGTGGAGCTAAACTACAAAATACTCGAGTGTGGTGTTTGTTCTTCAGTTACGAATTCCGGATGGTGTAGGAGTAGAAGACAGGTCAAGATGGTGTCTATCTGGAATCATTTCTCGACGACGCTGAAACTAAGGGCGCCACTTTTcgcctttcttctcttttttgtcGCCTCTCTTGGCGACGCCAGACTGCAAAGCGCACGAAGCGCCCGAGCCTCGACGGAGGAAGCGGTAGAAACTTATGGCAAATACTACAATTATGTTGAACTAACAGAACGTTTGCAATCATTAGCCCAGAAATATCCTCACATAGCTAACCTGTCGAGTATAGGACAGTCCGTGGAGGGCAGGCAGCTGTGGGTGATGCGGGTTACCAAGGACCCCAACACGGACACACCGGGGAAACCTAAATTTAAATACGTTGGGAACATGCACGGCGACGAAACCGTGTCCAGACAGGTGCTGGTTTACCTCGTGGAGTACCTGCTGACTAAATACGGGGAGGAAGAGCGCATCACTGAGCTGGTGAACGGGACGGATATTTACATTATGCCCAGCATGAATCCCGACGGCTTTGAGAAGTCCATAGAGGGGGACTGCAATAGTGAAAACGGTCGAAGTAATGCCAAAAATAAGGACCTAAACAGAAGCTTTCCTGATCAGTTTGACGGAAAGACCGCGGATCCAGATAGTATCCCCGAGGTGATGGCTGTGATCAGATGGATCCAGGAGCAAAAGTGAGTATTGATCTTAACAAACGGAATCCAGCTGTTTTGCCCAGTTATTTGAGGTCTTGACTGATGTGACTTCAATTATTTAATTGAGTTGGTTTCTGGTCAATGTGTAGCTCTCAGTTGAGGATCTGAAGGGTGGCACAGTCTTTGAGGTTGAACTGCattattagttttgtttttgttttttaaatttagtcaTTTCAGTCAAGGGTTAACTGGAGCACCATAATGGCACAGAGTGCAAGACTGAGATTCACAAGAAAGTGAAAGGTTCACCAAGTAAAAGTTGTCAGACTTACTTCTCAGCCTCTTTGCAAAAAGACAATGCCCCTTAGAGCATCTTACATTGTGATATGTATTTCCCTTTCCTCAAAACTTATGATAGATGCTCACATATGCACACTGATTAAAGCTGGAGTTGGTTAAAATCTGCAGTCCTTGTTCTAAGAATCTATTCAGGATGTTCAGCCAAACATAATTTGAGGCATCAGCGGTCAAAGTTGGCCAAGTCAATTGTTTACATCCCCGACTGACGGCCTTCGTAGTGCCAGATTTCCTCTTTACTTCATGGCAAGTATGGACATGAAAGTAATGGGAACAAAGACTTTGGAATGCTGTGATCCTGTGCTTTAATGCTGCTgataaaatctatttttaactCTCTAGATTTGTGCTGTCAGGGAATCTACATGGTGGCACTGTGGTCGCCAGTTACCCTTTTGATGACTCAGCCTCCCATAAGCAGGAAGGTCAGTACAGCGAGTCAGCGGACGATGGTCTGTTTCGCCACTTGGCCCTGGTATATTCCCAGAACCACCCTGTGATGAAGACTGGTGCGCCTAACTGTCCTGATACCCCAGAGGAAACCTTTAAAGATGGCATTACTAATGGAGCACAGTGGTACGACGTACCTGGTAAGACAATCAAGTTTCAGTGCTTTCATTCAAGTTGTAGATGAATGTTTGATATTCTGCAGTGAGGAATCTCAATATTCTCATGGCGATAAGAAATTAAAGTGTTAGTCATTATTGATCTATGTTGGCCAGAACACCTTAAATAATCTGTCAGGGTAAGAGACGGTATCCTGCTCAGTAGATTAAGTTGAGCTTTGCAAATCAtatcatgtttgtttcttttggaACTATGTGTATGGTGTCATTGTTTGCCAAAAACTAACAGTCTAAACTGAGACaccttgtgtgtgtgggcatgGAGATAAGTGGAACTTGTGTGTCATTTCTTAGAGTCAAAGCCCATTTGACCAAATAAAAGATATTTATTTAGTCATTGTTCTGGAAGTTTACTTTGGCAAGCGGGTGGATGTGGTTCTAGATCTCCAAAAGCTAAGAaagttttctgctgctgctgaatcgTTTGCAATGTGTGTTTGCTACCAGCTGTTTCAGGAGGCTTGGCTAAAgattatgtcagtttttttCACATGTGAGCCCTTTTCACACATGTACTGCAGGCCAGAAATTTTGTAGCGATGTGAAGGATATAGTTGTTGGTAGTTGTTAGTGCATCAGACAAAACATTAAGTCACATTTCAGAAAGCAGGCTGAACTAGAGGGGCAGTGAGTAGAGCACATACCACGCCTGTGTCTGACTTATCAAGAACAGTCTAAACTGAGACACCTTGTGTACGTGAGCATGGAGATCATGGAAATTAGACTTATCCTCATAAGGTtagatgcaaatatgtgaataGTCTCCCTATCtcacaatggtaaagaatccttttaaaaattcctggatTTAGATCGTGATCCAGAGTAGCACCAAAATATAATCAACTGTTCCTTGTAGTAGCCCCAGTAACTCCagaaaatttcatcaaaatctgttcataattttccaaGTTATCCTGTTAACAGGCAAACAGACAGTTACCTCTGTAACAAATAGTTACCCCCCCCCAAACTATGCTGCATACCAAAGCTGCTTAGAGGCAGTCTGAAAGCGCTTTGTTTCCTCATTTAATGTAAGTTTGGTTAAAATGGAGACGGCACTCataaaatccagaattgaaaTCTATGAGACAGTTCCAGCAAAGATGATGATAGAATTATAATTTTCAAGatggaaaaaaagcttttaagcCTTATTTTGgggcaaaataattaaaatccctcaatttttaaaaaaaaaacagtatttaaTCACAGATTCTACAGTTTTTAATGTGACAGTGACtattgaaataaaaattaattttgataatgcttcaaaataaagttGCCCAAAGTTGTTTCATGATAGACTTTTAGTGAGACTTCCTCGTAGAAGACATTAGGCTAAAAGACATTGTAAAGCAGGGTTCAGTGTTTTCTCTTACACCTCATTTAGCTGTGTTGTTCAACATATTATAGCCACTTCACAACCTCTTTAGTATCACTGTATATATCAGAATTGAAATTGGATGCTTGGTGCTTTGAAACACAAAGCGCTTAAGTGCTTACCGTGTTTAAGGATTTTGACACTGCTCCAAAACCAGAAGTGCACTGCTCATCATGTTTGTTTGCCAAAGCCTGTAATTATGCAACATTTTAGAGCTGTAGGAATTTTATAGGCCTGTGGGCTGAATCTTTTTCGCCATCAATACACTGTATGTATCTTTGTCCTGAATAAGTATATGAGCTAAACTAAAAGCAGTTTGTTTAGTTTCTGTGCCTGCACTGTAATTTAGGCTCACCATGCTTCTCTCTACCTTTGTTTTGTTAGCTTGtctgaggtttttgtttttgtttgtttgtcctttTGAGGTGTATTACACAGTAGTAGATGCCAGGTGACGGCGGTGTTAGCATACATTTGCCTTGGCTGGATTAACTGCTGCGATTAAACTTCTGCATGCCTTTTTCTCCTTTACTGTCAACTTCACTTGCTTTTCAAAGCTATTTGAGAGAAATCTGCAGTCTTTAAGCAAAAGTACTTGGGTGTTCAAATTGAATGTACTGGCATCATCCCAAATGATTTTATAATGTATGCAGTGAGACACCGATTATCAGGATAGCTTAAAAGTAAGTACTATTTGTTTGTATCATTAGATGGAACTCAATTTGTTTTCCACTTGGAGAAAAGGGAACTGGAAATCATTACTATAGCCTGTGCACACAGTCCTAAATAGTAGCTACTGTATGCTGTTACATGTCTGAAGCACAGTGAAAGGATAAATTGATGTTTTagttaaaaattacaaatcttCATCTAAAACATCCAGTATTTACCCAGAGGAGGTTCACACTGTTAATATGAGCCAGTTATTGAACCTCTTAGCAACAGGAGTATTCATATCTCATGATGAAAGTGGTGCCAAGAACAGCCTTTGAATTGACAATGCTTTCATCTGTCTGCCATGCCACAGTGGACGAAATGTCACTGTTAACACCGGGCTAATGGCAGATGATGGAAGTGGTCAGGACATTGTGTGACGCAATTAGTTGCCCAGGCAAAGCGCCAGGCGTCAGGAacaagagattttttttgtctgggAGTCAGAGCTTGAAATAATGATTGAACATAACATGTAATCATGACCTATAATCTTTTGACACAGTCTATTGTTGGAGTGATCTTACTTTTGAACTGTGTCTTGTTTCATGTAACCAAATCTGGTGTTATTCATAATGTGTGTCTTCAGGGTCTaatctgttttaaatatttttggctCATTTAGTTGCTGCCTCTTTCAGCCAGTATGGGCTGAAAGAAACACGTCACTGCGTATACACTTACAAAGAACAAAGTCCAGAATCGAATTTTACTGCATGAAAATACAGCTCGATGGCCACGATAATCTGACTGCTCTGCCACCGTCTGCGTACACTCACACCTCTGATAACCACACTTTAATTGTGCATCaccgtaaaaaaaaaaaaccaaacagtctCTTATACTCTTTGTCCTGGATtgccattttaaatgtttgactCAGCTTCATTGTCATACCCTGAGTTCAGGGTGTGTCACTGG includes:
- the cryba1a gene encoding crystallin, beta A1a is translated as MALNNPNPLGPWKITVYDQENFQGKRLEFTSACQNIMECGVDNIRSLKVECGAWAGYEHSSFCGQQFVLERGEYPYWESWSGSNAYHIERMMCFRPICSANHKESKMVLFEKENFMGRQWEINDDYPSLQAMGWGNNEIGSMQVQSGAWVCYQFPGYRGYQYIMECDRHGGEYKHYREWGSHAQSFQVQSLRRIQQ